In [Leptolyngbya] sp. PCC 7376, a genomic segment contains:
- a CDS encoding AarF/ABC1/UbiB kinase family protein — translation MPVTQYSSVSPDYRLGSTTLKRYDHQAIAHYYFWRPWKALWRTFIIVWLFGGFALRLWLDKRNGETEQSRNRRANELREILTRLGPTFIKVGQALSTRPDLIKVDFLEELIKLQDQLPSFSNAIAFAIIEKDLGCSISDVYSEISPEPVAAASLAQVYRARLYSGEEVAVKVQRPKLLPILTLDLYLMRIGATFLAPYLPLNLGHDLTLIVDEFGLKLFEEIDYINEGRNAEKFATNFADDPRVKVPSIYWDYTSSRLLTLEWINGYKLSELDRMRAAGLNPDEIIEIGVTTGLRQLLEHGFFHADPHPGNLFATFDGKMAYIDFGMMDQLDNKTKETIASSVVQLINQDYEALARDFVELGFLAPHTDIRPIIPALEKVLGNAVGESVGDFNFKTITDDFSELMYEYPFRVPAKFALIIRSLVTQEGLALSLNPDFKIVEISYPYVSRRLLTAETPELRRKLLEILFKDGKFQWQRLENMLAIASADRSFDILPTAQMGFQYLMSEEGGEIRRMLILALIEDDRLHTAEVQRLWDLLKDEFQPQKLLGIAWSGLRTLSTNRIAAVLPSFAQTRS, via the coding sequence ATGCCTGTGACCCAGTATTCCTCTGTTTCTCCCGACTATCGACTCGGATCTACAACCCTCAAGCGATATGACCATCAGGCGATCGCCCACTACTATTTTTGGCGACCTTGGAAAGCATTATGGCGAACCTTCATTATAGTTTGGCTTTTCGGTGGATTTGCCCTGAGACTATGGCTAGATAAACGAAACGGAGAAACAGAACAAAGTCGCAACCGCCGTGCGAACGAATTACGAGAAATTCTGACTCGCTTAGGCCCTACATTCATTAAAGTCGGACAGGCACTCTCTACACGCCCTGATTTGATTAAAGTAGATTTCCTTGAAGAGTTGATCAAACTCCAAGACCAACTTCCTTCTTTTAGTAATGCGATCGCCTTTGCCATTATCGAAAAAGATTTAGGCTGTAGCATTAGCGATGTCTACAGCGAAATTTCTCCAGAACCTGTCGCTGCCGCAAGTCTAGCTCAGGTTTATCGTGCCCGTCTTTATAGCGGTGAAGAGGTTGCCGTTAAAGTACAGCGTCCCAAACTTCTACCGATTTTGACCCTCGATTTATATCTGATGCGGATTGGTGCGACTTTTCTTGCGCCTTATCTACCTCTCAATCTTGGTCATGATCTGACGCTGATTGTGGATGAATTTGGCCTTAAGCTTTTTGAGGAAATCGACTACATCAATGAAGGTCGTAACGCTGAAAAGTTTGCCACTAACTTTGCTGATGATCCACGCGTTAAAGTTCCCTCTATTTATTGGGATTACACCAGCTCTCGCTTGCTGACCCTTGAATGGATTAATGGTTACAAACTCAGTGAGTTAGATCGAATGCGCGCTGCTGGTTTAAACCCCGATGAAATTATTGAAATTGGTGTTACAACTGGACTTCGACAGCTACTAGAACATGGATTTTTTCATGCTGATCCCCACCCCGGCAATCTGTTTGCGACGTTTGACGGGAAGATGGCTTATATCGATTTTGGCATGATGGATCAGCTCGATAACAAGACAAAAGAAACCATTGCCAGCTCTGTCGTTCAGCTCATTAATCAAGACTATGAAGCCCTTGCGAGAGATTTTGTTGAACTCGGTTTCTTAGCGCCTCACACGGATATCCGCCCGATTATCCCTGCTCTGGAGAAAGTCTTGGGGAATGCCGTTGGTGAGAGCGTTGGGGACTTTAACTTTAAGACAATCACCGATGACTTTTCAGAGCTGATGTATGAGTATCCGTTCCGGGTGCCTGCTAAGTTTGCGTTGATTATTCGTTCTCTGGTTACCCAAGAAGGTTTGGCATTAAGTCTGAATCCGGATTTCAAAATTGTTGAGATTTCCTACCCTTACGTTTCGCGCCGTCTGCTCACTGCTGAAACGCCTGAGCTACGCCGTAAGCTTCTTGAAATACTCTTCAAAGATGGGAAATTTCAGTGGCAACGTCTTGAAAATATGTTGGCGATCGCCAGTGCGGATAGAAGCTTTGATATTTTGCCAACCGCGCAAATGGGCTTTCAATATTTAATGTCTGAGGAAGGGGGAGAAATCCGCCGGATGTTAATTCTTGCCTTGATCGAAGATGATCGTTTACATACTGCAGAAGTACAGCGTTTGTGGGATTTATTGAAGGATGAATTCCAGCCTCAAAAACTTTTAGGCATTGCATGGTCAGGTCTGCGGACTCTCTCTACCAATAGAATTGCTGCCGTCTTGCCAAGTTTCGCCCAAACTCGGTCATAA
- the rnc gene encoding ribonuclease III: protein MTSLPRFRDEGLLTQALTHSSYCNEHPEVKQDNERLEFLGDAVLKFVMGKLLYEQFPELQEGELSRLRAGLENNRHQLATFAMDLGLDSLLRLGKGTENIGARQNPEILSDAFEAIVGAYFLDAGIDLAIAFVEELVLPIAVKLAAQPELVTAQNVKGALQEWALAEIGALPQYKTLAESGADHVKTFTVAVYVKDHEYGRGTAKSKKLAQKKAAQAALKAINQDNDKSKSPNITAGSPEGDRLTLLQQLAQQNSLQS, encoded by the coding sequence ATGACAAGCTTGCCGCGGTTCCGGGATGAAGGTCTGCTGACCCAAGCCCTGACCCATAGCTCTTATTGCAACGAACATCCTGAGGTGAAACAAGACAATGAACGGCTGGAATTTCTTGGGGATGCTGTTCTAAAGTTTGTGATGGGAAAGCTTTTGTATGAGCAGTTTCCGGAACTTCAGGAAGGGGAACTGAGCCGTCTGCGGGCAGGTTTAGAAAATAATCGTCATCAGTTAGCGACCTTTGCGATGGATCTGGGTTTGGATAGTCTATTGCGACTAGGTAAAGGGACAGAAAATATTGGGGCCAGGCAAAATCCAGAAATTCTTAGTGATGCTTTTGAGGCAATTGTCGGAGCTTATTTCCTAGATGCAGGTATCGATTTGGCGATCGCCTTTGTTGAGGAATTGGTTTTACCTATTGCAGTGAAGCTGGCTGCCCAGCCGGAATTAGTCACTGCTCAGAATGTCAAAGGCGCTTTACAGGAATGGGCTTTGGCAGAAATTGGGGCGCTCCCACAATATAAAACTCTTGCGGAATCGGGTGCTGATCATGTGAAGACTTTTACTGTGGCTGTCTATGTCAAAGACCATGAATATGGCAGAGGCACCGCAAAATCGAAAAAATTGGCTCAAAAAAAAGCTGCTCAAGCTGCTCTCAAGGCAATTAATCAAGACAACGATAAATCAAAGTCTCCTAACATTACTGCTGGCTCACCAGAAGGCGATCGCCTAACCCTTCTACAACAGTTAGCCCAGCAAAATAGCCTACAGAGCTGA